Proteins encoded in a region of the Halosimplex halophilum genome:
- a CDS encoding DNA cytosine methyltransferase yields the protein MDSGPSAIDLFCGAGGLTEGLRRAGYDVRWAIDYDESAVETYRENHDDHAIRADIRDTDPAEDGPDIDPGDLDLVAGGPPCPSFSTIGRSKLGSLEDRSVDEDDRNVLYLDFLRYVRYFQPQAFVMENVPGMLTDTVTVESDTVQESLPTETEQEVEQSPVGEDVPVTDVILEEMEGLDYTTDWFLVDAADFGVPQHRERLFFIGRRTGETLPELTQWFTHREPTDREKDQRMQIRPELRDDSDESQETLKTGSSAVFPSLEPNREYRHPYLTVADAIMDLPPISPDGEMPPSQATEYTLPPVSPYQEWARNLSDGEDWEEQTLRNHDARWHNHLDLSIYKLLGHGVGWNIGQVSTRLQPYRDDVFPDKYKKQNPAEPASTILAHIQKDGHMFIHPTEARSLSPREAARLQSFKDTYWFPESRTSAYRLIGNAVPPRLGEAVGVAVRETILSGKHVTD from the coding sequence ATGGATTCGGGACCATCTGCGATCGATCTCTTCTGTGGCGCTGGGGGGCTTACTGAAGGGCTCCGACGGGCCGGCTATGACGTACGCTGGGCAATCGATTATGACGAGTCAGCAGTTGAAACCTACCGCGAGAACCACGATGACCACGCCATTCGGGCGGATATTCGTGATACGGACCCTGCCGAAGATGGACCCGATATCGACCCGGGCGACCTTGACCTCGTGGCGGGTGGCCCACCCTGTCCATCGTTCTCCACGATTGGTCGTTCAAAGCTAGGCTCTCTTGAAGATCGCTCCGTTGACGAAGACGATCGAAACGTTCTGTATCTCGATTTCCTTCGGTACGTCAGGTATTTCCAGCCACAGGCGTTCGTTATGGAGAACGTTCCCGGGATGCTGACTGATACAGTCACTGTCGAGTCGGATACAGTCCAAGAATCTCTTCCGACGGAGACAGAACAGGAGGTCGAGCAGTCGCCGGTTGGTGAGGATGTCCCTGTCACAGATGTCATCCTTGAAGAAATGGAGGGGCTGGATTATACTACAGACTGGTTTCTCGTTGACGCAGCGGACTTTGGCGTTCCACAGCATCGAGAACGGCTCTTCTTCATCGGCCGGCGAACTGGAGAGACTCTACCGGAACTCACCCAGTGGTTCACCCATCGAGAGCCGACCGACCGAGAGAAAGACCAGCGGATGCAGATTCGTCCTGAACTGAGGGACGACAGTGATGAATCCCAGGAGACGCTCAAAACTGGATCGTCCGCTGTCTTTCCTTCCTTAGAGCCCAACCGAGAATACAGGCATCCCTATCTCACCGTTGCAGACGCGATTATGGACTTGCCGCCGATCTCCCCTGATGGGGAGATGCCACCGAGCCAGGCGACTGAGTACACGCTTCCTCCCGTCTCCCCGTATCAGGAATGGGCCCGAAATCTCTCAGATGGCGAGGACTGGGAAGAGCAGACACTCCGTAACCATGACGCACGCTGGCACAATCACCTTGACCTCTCCATATACAAGCTGCTTGGTCACGGCGTCGGGTGGAACATCGGTCAGGTAAGTACTCGACTCCAACCATACCGCGACGACGTGTTTCCCGATAAGTACAAGAAGCAGAATCCTGCAGAACCAGCGTCAACGATTCTCGCACACATCCAGAAGGATGGGCACATGTTCATCCACCCGACAGAGGCACGATCGCTCTCTCCTCGAGAAGCGGCTCGTCTGCAGTCATTCAAAGACACATACTGGTTCCCAGAGAGCCGTACAAGCGCATATCGCTTGATTGGAAATGCAGTGCCGCCTCGGCTGGGGGAGGCAGTCGGTGTTGCGGTTCGGGAGACAATTCTTTCAGGTAAACACGTTACTGATTGA
- a CDS encoding alpha/beta hydrolase, with the protein MTSDSSVHEGVTYADRETGELKLDLYLPEREDPPLVVYVHGGGWIAETRSNIPDPEQYAAEWDCAIASVSYRLQEAPNGAAVKEMYDPANPTPRGSFPDHFVDVKAAIRWLRAHAGEYGYDAERIAAWGSSAGGHLALLAGVVDDVTDLGDAFADELEQTVAPEESGAVQAVVSWYGAADFTLVEDDVEGLIPLLMGGPQSEIPERWAQASPVTHVTPESPPTLLMHGRQDEVVDVEHSRRFFDALEDAGVNAVFYELHDLNHVWVDDVDDIESERVAMDLLAADPTHAQSVYETTHVEAGESPKPLLADLPPAGPEAIQQFLERTIR; encoded by the coding sequence ATGACGAGCGATAGCTCCGTCCACGAGGGGGTCACGTACGCCGATCGCGAGACTGGCGAGCTGAAACTCGATCTCTATCTCCCGGAGAGGGAGGATCCACCACTCGTCGTCTACGTCCACGGCGGCGGGTGGATCGCGGAGACGCGCTCGAATATCCCCGATCCCGAGCAGTACGCTGCCGAGTGGGACTGTGCAATCGCCAGCGTCAGCTACCGCCTCCAGGAAGCTCCCAATGGGGCGGCCGTCAAGGAGATGTACGACCCAGCAAACCCCACTCCACGTGGGAGCTTCCCTGACCACTTCGTCGACGTGAAAGCCGCGATCCGATGGCTTCGCGCCCACGCCGGCGAGTACGGCTACGACGCCGAGCGGATCGCCGCGTGGGGCTCCTCGGCGGGTGGGCATCTCGCCTTGCTTGCGGGTGTCGTCGACGATGTCACTGACCTCGGGGATGCTTTCGCCGACGAACTTGAGCAGACCGTCGCCCCAGAGGAATCCGGTGCCGTCCAGGCTGTCGTCAGCTGGTACGGCGCCGCCGACTTCACGCTCGTCGAGGATGACGTTGAGGGGCTCATCCCACTGCTGATGGGCGGTCCCCAGTCCGAAATCCCCGAGCGGTGGGCACAGGCCAGTCCCGTCACGCACGTCACGCCCGAGAGTCCACCGACGCTGTTGATGCACGGTCGCCAAGACGAAGTGGTGGATGTAGAACACAGTCGCCGCTTTTTCGATGCGCTTGAGGACGCGGGTGTGAACGCGGTCTTCTACGAGTTACACGACCTGAATCACGTCTGGGTCGACGATGTCGACGATATCGAGTCCGAACGTGTGGCGATGGACCTGCTCGCGGCGGACCCGACCCACGCCCAGTCAGTCTACGAGACGACACACGTCGAAGCGGGCGAGTCACCCAAGCCGCTTCTCGCGGATCTTCCACCCGCGGGGCCCGAGGCCATCCAGCAGTTCCTCGAACGTACGATCCGGTGA
- a CDS encoding transcription initiation factor IIB gives MATTEHFERTFDEEIGQTIQTTECPECDGRLTTDSGETRCTDCGLVVEGCRVDRRGPRTFAEDDTNRERTGAPITEARHDRGLSTEIGYKFDGNGNALSGQKRRQLTRLRREHTRAKWQSKAERNLAHGCTEIARLVGALDLDRAHREQASALFRSAQDEGLLPGRSIEAFAAASIYAVCRCTAATRTRGEVVSVAQVGHERVINAYDVLNEQLNLPTPPQRPREYIPALASAMDVPPETEGVARSLAERARDAGESIGVHPAGFAAGCLEVACRDHGVDITQLALAEAADVTPVTVRAQRDRIEAARGGWC, from the coding sequence ATGGCTACGACAGAACACTTCGAGCGAACGTTCGACGAGGAGATCGGCCAAACGATCCAGACGACCGAGTGTCCCGAATGCGACGGGCGACTCACCACTGACAGTGGGGAAACTCGCTGTACCGACTGTGGACTGGTCGTCGAGGGCTGCCGTGTCGATCGACGCGGCCCACGTACCTTCGCCGAAGACGACACCAACCGAGAACGCACAGGCGCACCGATAACTGAAGCGCGACACGACCGCGGGCTGTCGACGGAGATCGGATACAAATTCGATGGGAACGGCAACGCGCTCTCCGGACAGAAACGACGGCAGCTCACCCGCTTGCGTCGCGAGCACACCCGGGCAAAATGGCAATCCAAAGCCGAGCGGAATCTCGCCCACGGCTGTACGGAGATCGCGCGGCTGGTCGGGGCACTCGACCTCGATCGTGCGCACCGCGAGCAGGCGAGTGCGCTGTTCCGGTCGGCACAAGATGAAGGCCTCCTGCCCGGTCGGTCGATTGAGGCATTCGCGGCAGCCTCGATTTACGCGGTGTGTCGATGTACGGCCGCGACTCGAACACGCGGTGAGGTGGTGTCAGTCGCTCAGGTCGGCCATGAGCGAGTGATCAACGCCTACGACGTGCTCAACGAGCAACTGAACCTGCCGACACCCCCACAGCGACCACGGGAGTACATCCCAGCGCTCGCGTCGGCGATGGACGTTCCACCGGAAACCGAGGGGGTTGCGCGCTCGCTCGCCGAACGTGCGCGGGACGCCGGTGAGAGCATCGGTGTCCATCCTGCGGGGTTCGCAGCGGGCTGTCTCGAAGTCGCCTGTCGGGACCACGGCGTGGACATCACGCAGTTGGCTCTCGCCGAAGCCGCGGACGTGACACCGGTAACCGTGCGTGCCCAACGCGACCGCATCGAGGCAGCGCGCGGTGGGTGGTGTTGA
- a CDS encoding DUF262 domain-containing protein yields the protein MPQSWSIAQAVDRVNRSILLPAIQREFVWDADQIIRLFDSLMQEYPIGAFLVWHLNGEAAQDEMKYQFIQHYIEDSVHPDEPEFEQMRYHNKKIREEDEIDLPSEQDLILDGQQRLTAFYIGLKGTFTEKQKYAQRKNADAWNQKRLYLNLLSGDDETVDDELGLQYEFSFREPDPSNSEGTYWYRVGEVLNIDQSDDVMDIASELDVPDEQRWSAGTTLKKLFDAVHNDDLIQYHEENTTDRERVLDIFIRMNDGGTPLSKSEILLSMATARWGEGEDSVDAREQITSFVDNLNRRHPDKNFKFGIDFILKALLMYGTESIPQYRIGNFSNENLDRMQTVWENGTFQDSIERAIDLIVEFGIDNRSLTSHNALIPISYYIYRHNPSLDWTSQDGLETRKRIHYWLTSALLNGTFNSRPDEVLDDARTAIDEADSGYPLEEIHSRMRGRGKVVGFSAEVLDTLLEETTYRSKKSFLLLSLLHFGDAVREGVEYQQDHIFPQNRLDAEELVKEHEFPRPQAEQLEDACDRVANLQLLTDEENARKQELPFEEWIRTRTDDYRDRHCIPQNDSLYQIENFLQFLDARDQLIRERVVETFQDFTQERTEITQD from the coding sequence ATGCCGCAATCGTGGAGTATTGCGCAGGCTGTTGATCGGGTGAATCGCTCGATTTTGTTGCCTGCGATTCAGCGGGAGTTTGTTTGGGATGCGGATCAGATTATTCGGCTGTTTGATTCGTTGATGCAGGAATACCCGATTGGGGCGTTCTTAGTCTGGCATTTGAATGGGGAGGCGGCACAGGATGAGATGAAATATCAATTCATACAACATTATATTGAGGATAGTGTCCACCCGGATGAGCCAGAGTTTGAGCAGATGCGGTATCACAATAAAAAGATACGGGAGGAAGATGAGATTGATTTGCCGAGTGAGCAGGATCTTATTTTGGACGGGCAGCAACGGTTGACGGCGTTTTATATCGGGTTGAAGGGGACGTTCACGGAGAAGCAGAAATATGCACAGCGAAAGAACGCAGATGCGTGGAATCAGAAGCGGCTGTATCTGAATTTGTTGTCGGGTGACGATGAGACAGTTGATGATGAGCTCGGGCTGCAGTACGAGTTTTCGTTCCGGGAGCCGGACCCATCGAATTCGGAAGGGACGTACTGGTATCGTGTCGGTGAGGTCCTGAACATCGACCAGTCGGATGATGTGATGGATATCGCGTCGGAATTGGATGTACCGGATGAACAGCGATGGTCTGCTGGGACGACATTGAAGAAGCTGTTCGATGCGGTGCATAATGACGATCTGATCCAGTATCATGAAGAGAATACGACTGATCGGGAGCGGGTACTGGATATTTTCATCCGGATGAACGACGGTGGGACGCCGTTGAGTAAGTCTGAGATTCTATTGTCGATGGCGACAGCACGGTGGGGTGAAGGGGAGGATTCAGTAGATGCGCGCGAGCAGATTACATCGTTCGTTGACAATCTGAATCGACGACATCCGGATAAAAACTTCAAATTCGGGATTGACTTCATTCTGAAGGCGTTGTTGATGTACGGGACGGAATCCATCCCGCAGTACCGCATTGGGAATTTTTCGAATGAGAATCTCGATCGGATGCAGACCGTGTGGGAAAACGGGACCTTCCAAGACTCAATTGAGCGAGCGATCGACCTGATCGTTGAGTTCGGCATCGACAATCGCAGCCTCACCAGTCACAATGCGTTGATCCCGATTTCGTACTACATTTACCGGCATAACCCGTCGCTGGATTGGACGTCACAGGACGGGTTGGAGACGCGGAAACGGATTCATTACTGGTTGACCTCAGCGTTGCTGAATGGGACATTCAATTCACGGCCGGACGAAGTCTTGGACGATGCGCGGACCGCAATCGATGAGGCCGACAGCGGGTACCCGTTAGAAGAGATTCACAGTCGAATGCGTGGCCGCGGAAAAGTCGTTGGGTTCAGCGCGGAGGTCCTTGACACGCTATTGGAAGAAACGACATACAGGTCCAAGAAGTCGTTCCTGTTGTTGTCACTGCTGCATTTCGGTGACGCGGTCAGAGAGGGTGTCGAGTACCAGCAAGATCATATTTTCCCGCAAAATCGGCTTGACGCCGAGGAGTTGGTCAAGGAACATGAATTCCCTCGCCCCCAGGCGGAACAGTTAGAAGACGCCTGTGACCGTGTAGCGAATCTGCAGTTATTGACTGATGAGGAGAACGCGCGAAAACAAGAACTCCCATTCGAAGAATGGATCCGGACGCGGACCGACGATTACCGAGACCGTCATTGCATCCCCCAGAATGATTCACTGTACCAGATCGAGAACTTCTTGCAGTTCTTGGATGCCCGAGATCAACTGATTCGAGAGCGCGTCGTAGAGACGTTCCAGGACTTCACACAGGAACGAACAGAGATCACTCAAGATTGA
- a CDS encoding SWIM zinc finger family protein, with protein sequence MHPLQQLDVSTRVAKRAQYEAFEFSLSPGGITVRNGSHANPSEHEYLVRIEDGIPVVCDCPADEHYEGACKHRVAVAIRRPVLNAAGTADGAQPVAPDGGRVTTQAGEKPDTDPLQDGRDVRDEEECSECIGEFPCWECVRTGRKELPE encoded by the coding sequence ATGCATCCACTGCAACAACTGGACGTTTCGACCCGCGTCGCAAAGCGCGCACAGTACGAAGCCTTCGAGTTTTCCCTGTCTCCAGGTGGCATCACCGTTCGCAACGGCAGTCACGCCAACCCGAGTGAGCACGAATATCTCGTCCGAATCGAGGATGGCATTCCTGTGGTCTGTGACTGCCCAGCTGACGAGCACTACGAGGGCGCGTGCAAACATCGGGTCGCGGTCGCGATTCGCCGGCCAGTGCTCAATGCCGCTGGCACAGCAGATGGCGCACAGCCGGTCGCGCCGGACGGTGGGCGCGTTACCACGCAGGCAGGGGAGAAACCCGATACAGACCCGTTGCAGGACGGGAGAGACGTTCGTGACGAGGAGGAGTGCTCGGAATGCATCGGTGAGTTCCCGTGCTGGGAGTGTGTTCGAACTGGCCGCAAAGAACTGCCCGAGTAG
- a CDS encoding DUF6735 family protein, giving the protein MGHRALIAYERSDSTYNCHYTHWGGMHLRLKQAITSETPFGGEQPNETSQSICTQLLEATTETAIQYALDSRQSPSLPVDIDPWATRCTLEEIITEQLDFLHHEAFYVVDRDFAVTAYRTHWFGLQYDCAAIETAPTVGNGALRTVRWYDGEPVGDGFAQGEFRALKAVAGDLIDRGFFTHSEAIEYIEQKLDEWVGEDQELIVRRPHVVE; this is encoded by the coding sequence ATGGGACATCGTGCACTCATCGCCTACGAACGGTCGGACAGTACCTACAATTGCCATTACACCCACTGGGGTGGGATGCATCTCAGGCTCAAGCAAGCCATTACCAGCGAGACGCCCTTCGGTGGCGAGCAACCGAACGAAACGAGTCAATCCATCTGTACGCAACTCCTCGAAGCAACGACCGAGACAGCAATTCAGTACGCCCTGGACAGCCGTCAATCACCGTCGCTCCCGGTTGATATCGATCCGTGGGCGACGCGTTGCACGCTCGAGGAGATCATCACCGAGCAGCTGGACTTCCTACACCACGAAGCGTTCTATGTCGTCGATCGTGACTTTGCGGTGACTGCCTACCGAACGCACTGGTTCGGACTCCAGTACGACTGTGCTGCAATCGAAACTGCACCCACAGTCGGCAACGGGGCGCTCAGAACCGTCCGGTGGTATGACGGCGAACCAGTCGGCGACGGGTTCGCACAGGGTGAGTTCCGCGCGCTGAAAGCCGTCGCCGGCGACCTCATCGATCGGGGGTTCTTCACGCACTCTGAGGCCATCGAATACATCGAGCAGAAACTCGACGAGTGGGTCGGCGAAGATCAAGAACTCATCGTCAGACGACCGCACGTCGTCGAGTGA
- a CDS encoding TauD/TfdA family dioxygenase, whose amino-acid sequence MSITAADVTDAELDAICDTVYDSSLPEDITVDGVEVFSSEFYQTAKEYYKESGLVRLQFEDLSQPFELLEQVARGFGFDSAFVPPQYSDSDGLHNDFGINEISHDGGSESDHEGFLSNEEQSVHVDGTLEPIGSVPTTIMLCQSQAQSGGESRVFNSVGAFTQLVEEHPELANALCSTKTLTRSDVDRSGNSKTGPVFDINESGLVTRFSLDNTSEWNLDEVEHLQEALDWMENRLSLDSDFYTEFRLAPGDMLIVANHKISHGRNGYKDTEGNRRQLYRALFQEPL is encoded by the coding sequence ATGAGTATTACAGCTGCGGACGTGACGGATGCGGAATTAGACGCTATCTGTGACACCGTTTATGATAGCTCTCTTCCGGAAGATATCACGGTTGATGGAGTAGAGGTTTTTTCGAGTGAATTCTACCAAACTGCCAAGGAGTACTATAAAGAGTCGGGGCTTGTCCGTTTGCAATTCGAGGACCTCTCTCAACCTTTTGAACTGCTTGAACAAGTCGCGCGAGGATTTGGATTTGATTCTGCATTTGTACCTCCCCAATATTCTGATAGTGATGGACTCCACAACGATTTTGGCATCAATGAGATCTCACACGATGGTGGATCAGAATCGGATCACGAAGGCTTCCTTTCTAACGAAGAACAGTCAGTACACGTTGACGGCACTTTAGAACCGATTGGATCGGTCCCAACAACGATAATGTTGTGCCAGTCTCAGGCACAAAGCGGTGGCGAAAGCCGAGTTTTCAATTCTGTGGGGGCTTTCACTCAACTTGTAGAGGAACATCCTGAACTTGCAAACGCGCTCTGTTCAACTAAAACGCTTACACGGAGTGATGTTGATCGGTCAGGGAACTCAAAAACTGGACCCGTATTTGATATTAATGAATCGGGGCTTGTAACCAGATTCTCCTTGGATAATACCTCTGAGTGGAATTTAGACGAAGTTGAGCACCTGCAAGAAGCACTTGATTGGATGGAAAATAGACTCTCTCTTGATAGCGATTTCTACACGGAATTCAGACTAGCTCCAGGTGATATGCTAATTGTTGCGAATCATAAGATATCTCATGGCCGTAATGGGTACAAAGACACGGAAGGGAATCGGCGCCAATTATATCGTGCACTATTCCAAGAACCCTTATAA
- a CDS encoding DUF7845 domain-containing protein, translated as MQLVESAPHEFAAHFLFAEHGLSPFFACDRRIKEGGGSQRATFQYESEEWEASLSYRDSGLAHPGATLPTGTSFELDEMREFDLHIHSCDDQVGQRSMHAHIAPRWQGMESKSGKSISVPDDLDEGVNLHVQGSNIEFERYQPLIRKAAASVGISLSYFQELHEFSTILDAERYVRLHEDVSGSVHARDGPIAQLGHLLENDRQGRRKLVQYDSDERGRNQPGYYHTATLGPRRIREAFPEHELPKEIKHYYAREAAGLDSNRSLSHPKVGVSYQKSFWDDQLGATDGALEQLTVELEETLFSVLSEANVPLRPGMGTYVSDEYFTPTESERDRDIVDPDFTQIKHRQESVVIKHIADGLAPTA; from the coding sequence TTGCAGCTGGTAGAGAGCGCGCCCCACGAGTTCGCCGCGCACTTCCTGTTCGCGGAGCACGGGCTGTCCCCGTTCTTCGCGTGCGACCGGCGGATCAAGGAGGGCGGTGGAAGCCAGCGCGCGACCTTCCAGTACGAGAGCGAGGAGTGGGAGGCATCGCTCTCCTATCGAGACTCTGGACTCGCTCACCCCGGCGCGACCCTCCCAACGGGCACCTCCTTCGAGTTGGACGAGATGCGCGAGTTCGATCTCCACATCCACAGCTGCGACGACCAGGTAGGCCAGCGCTCGATGCATGCCCACATCGCACCCCGCTGGCAGGGGATGGAGAGCAAAAGCGGGAAATCGATCTCCGTCCCCGACGATCTCGACGAGGGAGTGAATCTCCACGTCCAGGGTTCGAACATCGAGTTCGAGCGCTACCAGCCTCTCATTCGGAAGGCGGCCGCATCCGTCGGAATCAGTCTCAGCTACTTCCAGGAACTTCACGAGTTCTCGACGATACTCGATGCGGAGCGGTACGTCCGTCTCCACGAGGACGTGAGCGGGTCAGTCCACGCCCGCGACGGTCCGATAGCACAGTTAGGACACCTGCTCGAAAACGACCGTCAGGGCCGTCGGAAGCTCGTCCAGTACGACAGCGACGAGCGGGGTCGGAACCAACCCGGATACTATCACACGGCCACACTCGGCCCGAGACGCATCCGCGAGGCGTTCCCCGAACACGAACTCCCGAAAGAGATCAAGCACTACTACGCGAGAGAAGCGGCCGGATTGGATAGCAACCGCTCGCTCTCACATCCAAAGGTCGGCGTGTCTTACCAGAAGTCGTTCTGGGATGACCAGCTTGGAGCAACAGACGGCGCTCTTGAGCAACTCACCGTCGAGTTAGAGGAGACGCTGTTCAGCGTTCTCTCGGAGGCGAACGTCCCGCTCCGCCCGGGCATGGGAACCTACGTCAGTGACGAATACTTCACGCCCACAGAATCGGAGCGAGACCGCGACATCGTGGACCCGGACTTCACGCAGATTAAGCACAGGCAAGAGTCGGTCGTCATCAAGCACATCGCGGACGGACTGGCACCGACGGCCTAG